One genomic segment of Gossypium arboreum isolate Shixiya-1 chromosome 3, ASM2569848v2, whole genome shotgun sequence includes these proteins:
- the LOC108481049 gene encoding putative pentatricopeptide repeat-containing protein At5g40405 isoform X2 gives MSSSSKRCLTLLEKCKNMKQLKQAHAQAFTSGLRANSFALSRLLAFCAEPNHGSLTYAWKLFTHIQDPTICICNTLIKAFFLKVMISGYGQMGDIDTARLLFDEAPVKDRGIWGAMISGYVKNNCFKEGLYMFRLMQMSDTEPDEAIFVSILSACARLGALDTGIWIHKYMDQQKLPLTLRLRTCLVDMYAKCGNLGIAKKLFDEMQQRDVVSWNVMISGMAMHGDGGSAIQLFRQMEKDGVRPDDITFIALFSACSCSGLAFEGLRILDRMCNVYMIEPKSEHFGCIIDLLIRGGLFEEANQIIQRMPDSSNPSDEAIAWRALLSSYCSSGETKLAEVAAEKLMRLEDHSGVYVLLSNLYASSGKHYDAKRIKQMMKSRGVNKVPGCSSIKINGEVHEFIAGEKSHLQMEEIHLILEKLDKQLHHAGLSPYS, from the exons ATGTCAAGCAGTAGCAAGAGATGCCTAACACTTTTGGAGAAATGCAAGAACATGAAACAACTAAAGCAAGCTCATGCTCAAGCATTCACGTCTGGTCTTCGCGCCAACAGCTTTGCTTTAAGCAGGCTCTTAGCTTTCTGTGCAGAGCCCAATCACGGAAGCCTTACCTATGCCTGGAAACTCTTCACACACATTCAGGACCCCACCATTTGTATCTGCAACACCCTCATCAAAGCTTTCTTTCTcaaag TTATGATTTCTGGGTATGGGCAAATGGGTGATATCGACACTGCAAGATTGCTGTTTGATGAGGCTCCAGTGAAAGATAGAGGAATTTGGGGGGCCATGATTTCTGGATATGTAAAAAATAATTGCTTTAAAGAGGGCCTTTACATGTTCAGGCTAATGCAAATGAGTGATACAGAGCCTGATGAGGCTATATTTGTGAGTATTCTTAGTGCCTGTGCTCGTTTAGGTGCTTTAGATACCGGAATTTGGATTCATAAATATATGGATCAACAGAAGCTTCCATTGACTCTTCGTTTGAGGACTTGTCTTGTGGATATGTATGCAAAATGTGGGAATTTGGGAATTGCTAAAAAGCTGTTTGATGAAATGCAGCAAAGAGATGTTGTTAGCTGGAATGTAATGATTTCTGGAATGGCAATGCATggggatggaggaagtgcaattCAACTGTTTAGGCAAATGGAGAAAGATGGTGTCAGGCCTGATGACATTACTTTTATAGCTCTTTTTAGTGCTTGTAGTTGTTCTGGTCTAGCATTTGAAGGTCTAAGGATACTGGATAGAATGTGTAACGTGTATATGATTGAACCTAAAAGTGAACATTTTGGGTGCATAATTGATCTACTTATCCGAGGTGGGCTCTTTGAAGAAGCTAATCAAATAATTCAAAGAATGCCAGATTCAAGCAATCCCTCTGACGAAGCCATTGCCTGGAGAGCATTGCTGAGTTCGTATTGTAGTAGCGGAGAAACCAAACTGGCTGAAGTTGCTGCTGAGAAGCTCATGCGACTAGAAGATCATAGTGGGGTATATGTTTTGCTCTCAAATCTATATGCATCCTCAGGGAAGCATTATGATGCCAAAAGAATAAAACAGATGATGAAAAGCCGAGGAGTGAATAAGGTTCCAGGATGCAGCTCTATCAAGATCAATGGGGAAGTTCACGAGTTTATCGCGGGGGAGAAAAGCCACCTACAAATGGAGGAAATACACTTAATTTTGGAGAAGTTAGACAAGCAATTGCATCATGCAGGTTTGAGCCCTTATTCATAG
- the LOC108481049 gene encoding pentatricopeptide repeat-containing protein At5g66520-like isoform X1 produces the protein MSSSSKRCLTLLEKCKNMKQLKQAHAQAFTSGLRANSFALSRLLAFCAEPNHGSLTYAWKLFTHIQDPTICICNTLIKAFFLKGETFKTLQFYSNMLNKGMSPDNYTLPFVLKACSKLQFFHFGELVYGHCLKLGFVFDIFVGNALLSMFCGFDNVKVARYIFDDIPGLDVVSWTVMISGYGQMGDIDTARLLFDEAPVKDRGIWGAMISGYVKNNCFKEGLYMFRLMQMSDTEPDEAIFVSILSACARLGALDTGIWIHKYMDQQKLPLTLRLRTCLVDMYAKCGNLGIAKKLFDEMQQRDVVSWNVMISGMAMHGDGGSAIQLFRQMEKDGVRPDDITFIALFSACSCSGLAFEGLRILDRMCNVYMIEPKSEHFGCIIDLLIRGGLFEEANQIIQRMPDSSNPSDEAIAWRALLSSYCSSGETKLAEVAAEKLMRLEDHSGVYVLLSNLYASSGKHYDAKRIKQMMKSRGVNKVPGCSSIKINGEVHEFIAGEKSHLQMEEIHLILEKLDKQLHHAGLSPYS, from the coding sequence ATGTCAAGCAGTAGCAAGAGATGCCTAACACTTTTGGAGAAATGCAAGAACATGAAACAACTAAAGCAAGCTCATGCTCAAGCATTCACGTCTGGTCTTCGCGCCAACAGCTTTGCTTTAAGCAGGCTCTTAGCTTTCTGTGCAGAGCCCAATCACGGAAGCCTTACCTATGCCTGGAAACTCTTCACACACATTCAGGACCCCACCATTTGTATCTGCAACACCCTCATCAAAGCTTTCTTTCTcaaaggtgaaacctttaaaaccCTCCAATTTTACAGCAACATGTTGAACAAAGGCATGTCCCCTGATAATTATACTTTGCCTTTTGTGTTGAAAGCTTGTTCAAAGTTGCAGTTTTTTCACTTTGGGGAATTGGTTTATGGTCATTGTCTGAAACTGGGTTTTGTGTTTGATATTTTTGTGGGTAACGCTTTGCTTTCTATGTTCTGTGGGTTTGACAATGTGAAAGTAGCAAGGTACATCTTTGACGATATTCCTGGGCTTGATGTTGTTTCATGGACAGTTATGATTTCTGGGTATGGGCAAATGGGTGATATCGACACTGCAAGATTGCTGTTTGATGAGGCTCCAGTGAAAGATAGAGGAATTTGGGGGGCCATGATTTCTGGATATGTAAAAAATAATTGCTTTAAAGAGGGCCTTTACATGTTCAGGCTAATGCAAATGAGTGATACAGAGCCTGATGAGGCTATATTTGTGAGTATTCTTAGTGCCTGTGCTCGTTTAGGTGCTTTAGATACCGGAATTTGGATTCATAAATATATGGATCAACAGAAGCTTCCATTGACTCTTCGTTTGAGGACTTGTCTTGTGGATATGTATGCAAAATGTGGGAATTTGGGAATTGCTAAAAAGCTGTTTGATGAAATGCAGCAAAGAGATGTTGTTAGCTGGAATGTAATGATTTCTGGAATGGCAATGCATggggatggaggaagtgcaattCAACTGTTTAGGCAAATGGAGAAAGATGGTGTCAGGCCTGATGACATTACTTTTATAGCTCTTTTTAGTGCTTGTAGTTGTTCTGGTCTAGCATTTGAAGGTCTAAGGATACTGGATAGAATGTGTAACGTGTATATGATTGAACCTAAAAGTGAACATTTTGGGTGCATAATTGATCTACTTATCCGAGGTGGGCTCTTTGAAGAAGCTAATCAAATAATTCAAAGAATGCCAGATTCAAGCAATCCCTCTGACGAAGCCATTGCCTGGAGAGCATTGCTGAGTTCGTATTGTAGTAGCGGAGAAACCAAACTGGCTGAAGTTGCTGCTGAGAAGCTCATGCGACTAGAAGATCATAGTGGGGTATATGTTTTGCTCTCAAATCTATATGCATCCTCAGGGAAGCATTATGATGCCAAAAGAATAAAACAGATGATGAAAAGCCGAGGAGTGAATAAGGTTCCAGGATGCAGCTCTATCAAGATCAATGGGGAAGTTCACGAGTTTATCGCGGGGGAGAAAAGCCACCTACAAATGGAGGAAATACACTTAATTTTGGAGAAGTTAGACAAGCAATTGCATCATGCAGGTTTGAGCCCTTATTCATAG
- the LOC108481050 gene encoding probable leucine-rich repeat receptor-like protein kinase At1g35710: MARLFTLLFLFFPVLNLSFCKTLKRDVKALNEIKASLGWRVVYAWVGDDPCGDGNLPPWSGITCTLMGDYRVVTELEVYAVSIVGPFPVPVTNLFDLTRLDMHNNKLTGPIPPQIERLKRLKILNLRWNKLQDVLPSEIGELKSLTHLYLSFNNFKGEIPKELASLPELRYLHLHQNRFSGRIPAELGTLEKLQHLDVGNNHLVGTIKQLISMYGCFPSLRNLYLNNNYLTGGFPAKIAGLTNLEILYLSYNKLSGVIPHEIIHLPRLTSLHLDHNQFAGRIPEALYRHPFVKEMYIAGNSFQKGAKSIGVPKILELADSEFLV; encoded by the exons ATGGCGCGCTTATTCACTCTTCTCTTCCTTTTCTTTCCAGTTCTCAACCTTTCCTTCTGCAAAACTCTCAAACGCGATg TTAAAGCACTGAACGAAATAAAGGCGTCGTTAGGTTGGAGAGTGGTGTACGCTTGGGTCGGTGACGATCCTTGCGGCGATGGAAATCTGCCGCCGTGGTCCGGTATCACCTGCACCCTCATGGGTGACTACAGAGTTGTCACCGAATT AGAAGTTTATGCAGTGTCAATCGTGGGGCCGTTTCCCGTTCCGGTGACAAATTTGTTCGATCTTACAAGACT TGATATGCATAATAACAAGCTGACCGGACCCATTCCGCCTCAAATCGAGCGGCTTAAACGTCTTAAAATACT TAATTTGAGATGGAATAAGCTACAAGATGTTCTTCCTTCTGAAATTGGTGAACTTAAGAGTCTAACACATCT GTATCTGAGCTTCAATAACTTTAAAGGGGAAATCCCGAAGGAGCTAGCGAGTCTACCGGAGCTTCGTTACTTACATCTGCATCAAAACCGGTTTTCAGGCCGGATTCCAGCAGAGTTAGGTACTTTGGAGAAACTTCAGCACTT GGATGTTGGGAACAATCATTTGGTCGGTACTATAAAACAGCTCATAAGCATGTATGGTTGTTTCCCATCGCTTCGAAACCT TTACCTAAATAATAACTACTTAACTGGAGGATTTCCGGCAAAGATAGCAGGCTTGACCAACTTGGAAATCTT GTACCTATCCTACAACAAACTTTCAGGAGTAATACCACATGAAATCATTCATCTCCCCCGGTTGACATCCTT GCATTTAGATCACAACCAATTTGCAGGAAGAATTCCTGAAGCACTCTATAGACATCCCTTCGTGAAGGAAAT GTACATTGCAGGAAATTCATTCCAGAAAGGAGCAAAATCCATCGGTGTCCCTAAGATCCTGGAACTTGCTGACTCAGAGTTCCTAGTTTAG